From Calonectris borealis chromosome 7, bCalBor7.hap1.2, whole genome shotgun sequence, one genomic window encodes:
- the MCU gene encoding calcium uniporter protein, mitochondrial isoform X5 yields MLVTQELVHQRLSPWQSVRVVYCSTVVPSDEVTVVYQNGLPVISVNLPSRRERCQFTLKPISDSVGVFLQQLQAEDRGIDRVAIYSADGTRVAASTGIDLLLLDDFKLIINDVTYHVRPPKRELLSHENATTLNDVKTLVQQLYTALCIEEHQLNKEKELIGRLEELKEQLAPLEKVRMELSRKAEKRTTLVLWGGLAYMATQFGILARLTWWEYSWDIMEPVTYFITYGSAMAMYAYFVMTRQEYVYPDARDRQYLLFFHKGAKKTRFDLEKYNQLKDAIAQNWTLRGFETHCRFTCPSSKLMKRTDQQRSSEPRQKTCS; encoded by the exons GTGCATCAGAGGCTTTCTCCTTGGCAGAGTGTGAGAGTGGTCTATTGCAGTACGGTAGTGCCCTCTGATG AAGTGACGGTGGTTTACCAAAACGGGTTACCTGTGATTTCTGTGAATCTTCCATCCCGGCGTGAACGTTGCCAGTTCACGCTTAAACCTATCTCAGACTCTGTTGGTGTGTTCTTACAACAGCTGCAAGCAGAGGACCGAGGAATTGATCGGGTTGCAATCTACTCGGCAG ATGGCACACGTGTCGCTGCCTCCACAGGTATAGATTTGCTTCTGCTGGATGACTTCAAACTGATCATTAATGATGTCACGTACCATGTTAGACCACCAAAGAGAG agCTCTTAAGCCATGAAAATGCAACGACGCTGAATGATGTCAAGACATTGGTTCAGCAGTTGTATACTGCCTTGTGCATTGAGGAGCACCAGCTGAACAAAGAGAAGGAGCTGATAGGGAGACTAGAGGAATTGAAGGAGCAACTAGCACCACTTGAAAAA GTAAGGATGGAGCTcagcaggaaagcagagaagaggacAACCTTGGTGTTGTGGGGAGGCCTGGCCTACATGGCCACTCAGTTTGGGATTCTGGCCCGCCTAACCTGGTGGGAGTATTCTTGGGACATTATGGAACCAGTCACCTATTTCATCACCTATGGTAGTGCCATGGCAATGTATGCTTATTTCGTAATGACTCGCCAG gAATATGTTTATCCAGATGCCAGAGACAGACAGTacttattatttttccataaaggAGCCAAAAAGACACGATTTGATCTAGAGAAATACAATCAACTCAAGGATGCAATTGCTCAG AATTGGACCTTAAGAGGCTTCGAGACCCACTGCAGGTTCACCTGCCCATCCAGCAAATTGATGAAAAGGACTGATCAGCAAAGAAGCTCTGAACCCCGGCAAAAAACCTGTTCATAG
- the MCU gene encoding calcium uniporter protein, mitochondrial isoform X1: MKAVLKKWNSNRPTPGKQKYFHSETVIWHHKLQGRCSSRALGCLLEVHQRLSPWQSVRVVYCSTVVPSDEVTVVYQNGLPVISVNLPSRRERCQFTLKPISDSVGVFLQQLQAEDRGIDRVAIYSADGTRVAASTGIDLLLLDDFKLIINDVTYHVRPPKRELLSHENATTLNDVKTLVQQLYTALCIEEHQLNKEKELIGRLEELKEQLAPLEKVRMELSRKAEKRTTLVLWGGLAYMATQFGILARLTWWEYSWDIMEPVTYFITYGSAMAMYAYFVMTRQEYVYPDARDRQYLLFFHKGAKKTRFDLEKYNQLKDAIAQNWTLRGFETHCRFTCPSSKLMKRTDQQRSSEPRQKTCS, from the exons ATGAAGGCTGTATTAAAGAAATGGAACTCAAACCGTCCTACTccaggaaagcaaaaatattttcatagtgaAACAGTGATCTGGCATCACAAACTGCAAGGGAGATGTTCCAGCCGCGCTTTGGGTTGTCTGCTAGAG GTGCATCAGAGGCTTTCTCCTTGGCAGAGTGTGAGAGTGGTCTATTGCAGTACGGTAGTGCCCTCTGATG AAGTGACGGTGGTTTACCAAAACGGGTTACCTGTGATTTCTGTGAATCTTCCATCCCGGCGTGAACGTTGCCAGTTCACGCTTAAACCTATCTCAGACTCTGTTGGTGTGTTCTTACAACAGCTGCAAGCAGAGGACCGAGGAATTGATCGGGTTGCAATCTACTCGGCAG ATGGCACACGTGTCGCTGCCTCCACAGGTATAGATTTGCTTCTGCTGGATGACTTCAAACTGATCATTAATGATGTCACGTACCATGTTAGACCACCAAAGAGAG agCTCTTAAGCCATGAAAATGCAACGACGCTGAATGATGTCAAGACATTGGTTCAGCAGTTGTATACTGCCTTGTGCATTGAGGAGCACCAGCTGAACAAAGAGAAGGAGCTGATAGGGAGACTAGAGGAATTGAAGGAGCAACTAGCACCACTTGAAAAA GTAAGGATGGAGCTcagcaggaaagcagagaagaggacAACCTTGGTGTTGTGGGGAGGCCTGGCCTACATGGCCACTCAGTTTGGGATTCTGGCCCGCCTAACCTGGTGGGAGTATTCTTGGGACATTATGGAACCAGTCACCTATTTCATCACCTATGGTAGTGCCATGGCAATGTATGCTTATTTCGTAATGACTCGCCAG gAATATGTTTATCCAGATGCCAGAGACAGACAGTacttattatttttccataaaggAGCCAAAAAGACACGATTTGATCTAGAGAAATACAATCAACTCAAGGATGCAATTGCTCAG AATTGGACCTTAAGAGGCTTCGAGACCCACTGCAGGTTCACCTGCCCATCCAGCAAATTGATGAAAAGGACTGATCAGCAAAGAAGCTCTGAACCCCGGCAAAAAACCTGTTCATAG
- the MCU gene encoding calcium uniporter protein, mitochondrial isoform X2, with the protein MKAVLKKWNSNRPTPGKQKYFHSETVIWHHKLQGRCSSRALGCLLEVHQRLSPWQSVRVVYCSTVVPSDEVTVVYQNGLPVISVNLPSRRERCQFTLKPISDSVGVFLQQLQAEDRGIDRVAIYSADGTRVAASTGIDLLLLDDFKLIINDVTYHVRPPKRELLSHENATTLNDVKTLVQQLYTALCIEEHQLNKEKELIGRLEELKEQLAPLEKVRMELSRKAEKRTTLVLWGGLAYMATQFGILARLTWWEYSWDIMEPVTYFITYGSAMAMYAYFVMTRQEYVYPDARDRQYLLFFHKGAKKTRFDLEKYNQLKDAIAQAELDLKRLRDPLQVHLPIQQIDEKD; encoded by the exons ATGAAGGCTGTATTAAAGAAATGGAACTCAAACCGTCCTACTccaggaaagcaaaaatattttcatagtgaAACAGTGATCTGGCATCACAAACTGCAAGGGAGATGTTCCAGCCGCGCTTTGGGTTGTCTGCTAGAG GTGCATCAGAGGCTTTCTCCTTGGCAGAGTGTGAGAGTGGTCTATTGCAGTACGGTAGTGCCCTCTGATG AAGTGACGGTGGTTTACCAAAACGGGTTACCTGTGATTTCTGTGAATCTTCCATCCCGGCGTGAACGTTGCCAGTTCACGCTTAAACCTATCTCAGACTCTGTTGGTGTGTTCTTACAACAGCTGCAAGCAGAGGACCGAGGAATTGATCGGGTTGCAATCTACTCGGCAG ATGGCACACGTGTCGCTGCCTCCACAGGTATAGATTTGCTTCTGCTGGATGACTTCAAACTGATCATTAATGATGTCACGTACCATGTTAGACCACCAAAGAGAG agCTCTTAAGCCATGAAAATGCAACGACGCTGAATGATGTCAAGACATTGGTTCAGCAGTTGTATACTGCCTTGTGCATTGAGGAGCACCAGCTGAACAAAGAGAAGGAGCTGATAGGGAGACTAGAGGAATTGAAGGAGCAACTAGCACCACTTGAAAAA GTAAGGATGGAGCTcagcaggaaagcagagaagaggacAACCTTGGTGTTGTGGGGAGGCCTGGCCTACATGGCCACTCAGTTTGGGATTCTGGCCCGCCTAACCTGGTGGGAGTATTCTTGGGACATTATGGAACCAGTCACCTATTTCATCACCTATGGTAGTGCCATGGCAATGTATGCTTATTTCGTAATGACTCGCCAG gAATATGTTTATCCAGATGCCAGAGACAGACAGTacttattatttttccataaaggAGCCAAAAAGACACGATTTGATCTAGAGAAATACAATCAACTCAAGGATGCAATTGCTCAG GCAGAATTGGACCTTAAGAGGCTTCGAGACCCACTGCAGGTTCACCTGCCCATCCAGCAAATTGATGAAAAGGACTGA